Proteins from a genomic interval of Micromonospora sp. NBC_00389:
- a CDS encoding MFS transporter, whose amino-acid sequence MNGLSRGRRLAAVAALALGGVAVGLTEFVAMGLLPEIARGLLPEQYAQSSSGAVARGGWMITAYALGVVVGAPLIAVLSARVPRKKLVLGLLVLFTVGTIASAIAPTFGLVLVARFVAALPHGAYFGAAGLLAAALMGPGREARGFATVLSGLTAANVVGVPLITRLGQAAGWRTAYLVIAGVFLLTLLAVVAVVPEIAAAVDGSPAAELRALRTSQVWLVAATGAVGFAGFFAVNTYIAPVTTDVAGLSTTTVPWALVAVGLGMTVGNALGGWLADRDLRRSMMVGFIAMIVSIAAFSLMASTQVGLFVGAFLVGATSLFLGPVLQARLITVAPGAQLMGAAMNQSAMNIANSLGAALGSVAIAAGLGYLAPARVGVVLAVLGLGLAAASFAAERRSRDPKPEPVAVAS is encoded by the coding sequence ATGAACGGATTGAGCAGAGGTCGGCGCCTGGCGGCGGTGGCGGCCCTGGCGCTGGGTGGCGTCGCGGTCGGCTTGACGGAGTTCGTGGCGATGGGCCTGCTGCCCGAGATCGCGCGCGGCCTGCTCCCCGAGCAGTACGCCCAGTCGTCGTCGGGCGCGGTGGCCCGGGGTGGCTGGATGATCACCGCGTACGCGCTCGGCGTGGTCGTCGGCGCTCCCCTGATCGCCGTGCTGAGCGCGCGCGTACCCCGCAAGAAGCTCGTGCTCGGACTGCTCGTCCTCTTCACCGTCGGCACGATCGCGTCCGCGATCGCCCCGACGTTCGGCCTGGTGCTGGTGGCGCGATTCGTCGCGGCGCTGCCGCACGGCGCGTACTTCGGAGCGGCCGGCCTGCTCGCGGCGGCCCTGATGGGCCCCGGCAGAGAGGCCCGTGGCTTCGCCACGGTGCTCAGCGGCTTGACCGCGGCCAACGTGGTCGGCGTACCGCTGATCACCCGGCTCGGGCAGGCGGCCGGTTGGCGCACGGCCTATCTGGTGATCGCCGGAGTCTTCCTGCTCACCCTGCTGGCAGTGGTGGCGGTCGTCCCAGAGATCGCCGCCGCGGTGGACGGCTCGCCGGCCGCCGAACTCAGGGCGCTGCGGACCTCGCAGGTCTGGCTGGTCGCGGCCACGGGGGCGGTCGGCTTCGCCGGATTCTTCGCGGTCAACACCTACATCGCCCCGGTCACCACCGACGTTGCCGGCCTCTCGACCACGACGGTGCCGTGGGCGCTGGTGGCGGTGGGCCTCGGCATGACCGTCGGCAACGCCCTGGGCGGCTGGCTCGCCGACCGGGACCTGCGCCGGAGCATGATGGTCGGCTTCATCGCGATGATCGTGAGCATTGCCGCGTTCAGCCTCATGGCATCGACGCAGGTCGGCCTGTTCGTGGGTGCGTTCCTGGTCGGCGCGACCAGTCTCTTCCTCGGCCCGGTCCTGCAGGCGCGCCTGATCACGGTCGCCCCCGGAGCCCAGCTGATGGGTGCGGCCATGAACCAGTCGGCCATGAACATCGCGAACAGCCTGGGCGCTGCCCTGGGCAGCGTCGCCATCGCCGCCGGGCTCGGCTACCTCGCCCCGGCCCGGGTGGGCGTGGTCCTGGCGGTCCTCGGGCTGGGCCTGGCCGCCGCCAGCTTCGCGGCCGAGCGACGTTCACGGGACCCGAAGCCGGAGCCGGTCGCCGTCGCGAGCTGA
- a CDS encoding ROK family transcriptional regulator: MIRTTADVTFLRGYNQALVMAVGRTVRTFERSTIVNATGLTPQAVSKVIARLVADGLIRSAGVRRPGIGKPAVVYELVPDSRYAIGAHVARRTLRLVLVDLAGTVHHSAVRPLPSDFTPAQLLDALKSGIDAITGIDGLRDRLTGVGIGMIGPLDHENGLVRDAHGLRHWHDVPLREIAEAHLGLPVHLDKEVTAGITAEAWRHGGKFGDAALIMIESGIGGGFWLGGAAHRGAHTNAGEFGHTVVDLDGPLCVCGRHGCLEIVHSHAAEAGDIPRAARVLAVGVVNLLQTLDLAHVVLAGADLLRHAEVYLAAVEKAVHADVRRADWLTTDVTLSSLGADVMAAGAAMQVLDEHYGIPGLAQLQPHA, translated from the coding sequence ATGATTCGCACCACTGCCGACGTGACGTTCCTTCGCGGCTACAACCAGGCGCTCGTCATGGCGGTGGGGCGCACCGTGCGCACGTTCGAACGGTCGACCATCGTCAACGCCACCGGCCTGACACCGCAGGCGGTCTCCAAGGTCATCGCCCGCCTGGTCGCCGACGGCCTGATCCGTTCCGCCGGCGTCCGCCGCCCGGGCATCGGCAAGCCCGCGGTCGTCTACGAGTTGGTCCCCGACAGCCGGTACGCGATCGGTGCCCACGTCGCCCGGCGGACCCTGCGGCTGGTCCTGGTCGACCTTGCCGGCACCGTGCACCACTCGGCGGTCAGACCGCTGCCCAGCGACTTCACCCCGGCGCAGCTTCTGGACGCCCTGAAGTCCGGCATCGACGCGATCACCGGCATCGACGGTCTCCGTGACCGGCTGACCGGCGTGGGCATCGGCATGATCGGCCCACTGGACCACGAGAATGGCCTGGTCCGGGACGCGCACGGCCTGCGGCACTGGCACGACGTACCGCTGCGCGAGATCGCGGAGGCGCACCTCGGCCTACCGGTGCATCTCGACAAGGAGGTCACCGCGGGAATCACGGCGGAGGCATGGCGGCACGGCGGAAAGTTCGGCGACGCAGCCCTCATCATGATCGAGTCAGGCATCGGCGGAGGCTTCTGGCTGGGCGGCGCCGCCCACCGCGGCGCCCACACCAACGCCGGAGAGTTCGGCCACACCGTCGTCGATCTGGACGGGCCGCTCTGCGTCTGCGGACGCCACGGATGCCTGGAGATCGTCCACAGCCACGCCGCCGAGGCTGGCGACATCCCACGCGCGGCCCGCGTCCTGGCCGTCGGCGTCGTCAACCTGCTCCAGACACTCGACCTCGCCCACGTGGTGCTGGCGGGCGCAGACCTGCTGCGGCACGCGGAGGTCTACCTCGCCGCGGTCGAGAAGGCCGTCCATGCGGACGTGCGACGCGCGGACTGGCTCACCACGGACGTCACACTGTCGAGCCTGGGCGCGGACGTGATGGCCGCGGGCGCTGCCATGCAGGTCCTCGACGAGCACTACGGCATTCCGGGTCTCGCCCAACTCCAGCCGCACGCCTAG
- a CDS encoding DUF1062 domain-containing protein has product MLKNWVVVPTCLPLVRRRCHACASELFRASGKFRVNANHKLIDVWLLALCTGCGATAKLTVLERSTVRSIRPELLDRLHDNDPGLAAELLQDPVVQRRNRIALDWDNAWRLDTGGSDHLDREVIDVSVRFAARIPVRPVRLIAEGCGLSRAEVERLIKDERLVSAVRLSGKLSGDFTFTLKR; this is encoded by the coding sequence GTGCTCAAAAACTGGGTGGTCGTGCCCACCTGCCTGCCGCTCGTTCGCCGCCGTTGCCACGCGTGCGCGTCCGAGCTCTTCCGGGCAAGCGGTAAATTTCGCGTCAACGCCAACCACAAACTCATCGACGTCTGGCTCCTCGCGCTCTGTACCGGTTGCGGGGCAACGGCAAAGCTCACGGTCCTGGAGCGGTCGACTGTGCGCTCCATACGACCTGAACTGCTGGACCGGCTGCACGACAACGACCCTGGCCTGGCAGCTGAGCTGCTCCAGGATCCGGTCGTGCAGCGCCGTAATCGCATCGCCCTCGACTGGGACAATGCCTGGCGCCTCGACACCGGCGGATCGGATCACCTGGACCGCGAGGTGATCGACGTCTCGGTCCGCTTTGCGGCGCGGATCCCTGTCCGGCCGGTGCGACTGATCGCTGAAGGGTGCGGTCTTTCGAGGGCCGAGGTCGAGAGACTGATCAAGGACGAAAGACTCGTCTCGGCAGTCCGGCTGAGCGGCAAGCTCTCCGGCGACTTCACCTTCACGCTCAAGCGCTGA
- a CDS encoding glycerophosphodiester phosphodiesterase, translating into MTVLPASSPLGRAATRFVATRTRAAAVIAALAVTGAAVAVAVATSSPATAEPGNVVVSDNFNSGSLPAGWKAIDGAWKVENGRLYGTSASSGENNKITFGRHLNDFRLEATMRFESVSAATRWASLGIDVPADGATPWWIATMRSGTTAANGLEFAQRTTANAWVVTNTASAPYAAGTGRDVRVAVEVHGNQARWIFDGREAMRTNSLQRSTDGVQALFVNGATVSYDDVIVTELPPNGYIRPEGSPFTVIAHRGASAAAPENTLVAQEIARRGGADWIENDVQPSKDGVPFILHDGTVDRTTDGTGAIRDLTAAQIKALDAGSWFGPHYLGERVPTLAEQLADLRTRGGNLLVEIKGKHTKDEVATIIQVIRDEQMMGRVFIQSFEVDALRYTYELAPELPLGLLRSSLDADPVAISKELHLTAYNPDGNALLAKPEIVAPLHAAGVAVMAWTMDSAGLWQRLERIGTDAVITNRASELVGWNSAFMQRPSADPTVEITSPADGARLDRAQSPVIAVAATNADTVTVTVDGGQSAAGRTLDLVKLTAGRHTVRTEVTGPEGTATATSTFTVTVSQAGLGYLILTSGAEPAAITAMTTKLAHAQYAQLATYVDRQAGKLVPAEVASVIAADARTLALK; encoded by the coding sequence ATGACTGTCCTTCCCGCATCATCGCCGCTCGGCCGTGCCGCGACGAGGTTCGTCGCGACACGTACCCGGGCCGCCGCCGTCATCGCCGCACTCGCCGTCACCGGCGCGGCCGTCGCGGTGGCCGTCGCCACCTCCTCGCCCGCCACCGCCGAACCGGGCAACGTCGTCGTCTCGGACAACTTCAACTCCGGGTCGCTTCCCGCCGGTTGGAAGGCGATCGACGGCGCCTGGAAGGTCGAGAACGGCCGCCTGTACGGAACCTCCGCAAGCTCGGGCGAGAACAACAAGATCACTTTTGGTCGGCACCTGAACGACTTCCGGCTCGAGGCGACCATGCGTTTCGAGTCGGTCTCCGCCGCCACCCGCTGGGCCTCGCTCGGCATCGACGTCCCGGCCGACGGCGCCACCCCGTGGTGGATCGCCACCATGCGCAGTGGCACGACCGCCGCCAACGGTCTCGAGTTCGCCCAGCGGACCACGGCCAACGCCTGGGTGGTGACGAACACCGCCTCCGCCCCGTACGCCGCCGGCACCGGTCGGGACGTCCGCGTCGCCGTCGAGGTGCACGGCAACCAGGCCCGCTGGATCTTCGACGGGCGAGAGGCGATGCGCACGAACAGCCTCCAGCGCTCCACCGACGGCGTTCAGGCGCTCTTCGTCAACGGCGCCACCGTCTCGTACGACGACGTCATCGTCACCGAACTGCCCCCGAACGGCTACATCCGCCCCGAGGGCAGCCCGTTCACCGTGATCGCGCACCGCGGCGCGTCCGCCGCCGCACCGGAGAACACCCTGGTCGCGCAGGAGATCGCGCGCAGGGGCGGCGCCGACTGGATCGAGAACGACGTCCAGCCGAGCAAGGACGGCGTCCCGTTCATCCTGCACGACGGGACGGTCGACCGGACCACCGACGGGACCGGCGCCATCCGCGACCTGACTGCCGCGCAGATCAAGGCGCTCGACGCCGGTTCGTGGTTCGGCCCGCACTACCTTGGTGAGCGGGTGCCCACCCTGGCCGAGCAGCTCGCCGACCTGCGTACCCGGGGCGGCAACCTGCTCGTGGAGATCAAGGGCAAGCACACGAAGGACGAGGTCGCGACGATCATCCAGGTGATCCGGGACGAGCAGATGATGGGCCGGGTCTTCATCCAGAGCTTCGAGGTCGACGCGCTCCGGTACACCTACGAACTCGCCCCCGAACTGCCGCTCGGCCTGCTGCGCAGCAGCCTCGACGCCGACCCGGTGGCGATCTCGAAGGAGCTGCACCTGACCGCGTACAACCCGGACGGCAACGCGCTGCTGGCCAAGCCGGAGATCGTCGCGCCGTTGCACGCCGCCGGGGTGGCAGTGATGGCCTGGACGATGGACTCCGCCGGCCTGTGGCAGCGGTTGGAGCGGATCGGCACCGATGCGGTCATCACCAACCGCGCATCCGAACTGGTCGGCTGGAACTCGGCGTTCATGCAGCGGCCTTCCGCCGACCCGACCGTGGAGATCACGTCGCCGGCCGACGGGGCACGGCTCGACCGGGCCCAGTCCCCCGTGATCGCGGTCGCCGCGACCAACGCGGACACCGTCACCGTCACGGTCGACGGCGGGCAGTCGGCCGCCGGGCGCACGCTCGACCTGGTCAAGCTGACCGCGGGTAGGCACACCGTCCGCACCGAGGTGACCGGGCCCGAGGGCACCGCGACCGCGACCAGCACGTTCACCGTGACGGTGAGCCAGGCCGGGCTCGGCTACCTGATCCTCACCTCCGGCGCGGAGCCGGCTGCCATCACCGCGATGACGACCAAGCTGGCCCACGCCCAGTACGCCCAGTTGGCCACCTACGTCGACCGGCAGGCCGGCAAGCTGGTACCGGCCGAGGTGGCCAGTGTCATCGCCGCCGACGCTCGGACCCTCGCCCTGAAGTAG
- a CDS encoding EndoU domain-containing protein has product MSKPGNPGSGGPGGGGPGGGGGGSGKPPKNYGGINAGKGITSAQQATAHAATQGHAPGVAGQGSTNSNPARPTRPPAPTTPPTAGDIHHSDASKKHIIEGDGGRQGGHLAGTGFSNKTEFPKSWDEAKILDAAHRVTQQGPPAKGPYPTKDADGNPVWAYDYVGVVDGVEVKTTVLADGEIRTAYPPDKTNPGVISNPAAPNPAPQGIPNAVPPRYSNPDVGGNGSWTWEGPKGNRIIRVVQDAQGNVTTTDLGEYKKR; this is encoded by the coding sequence ATGTCGAAGCCCGGAAATCCCGGCAGTGGCGGTCCGGGTGGTGGTGGCCCCGGAGGTGGCGGTGGTGGCTCCGGAAAGCCCCCGAAGAACTACGGCGGCATCAACGCGGGCAAGGGCATCACCAGCGCGCAGCAGGCCACCGCCCATGCGGCGACGCAGGGACACGCACCCGGCGTCGCCGGCCAGGGTTCCACCAACTCCAATCCGGCGAGGCCCACCCGGCCTCCCGCGCCGACGACGCCGCCGACGGCTGGCGACATCCACCACAGCGACGCCTCGAAGAAACACATCATCGAGGGCGACGGCGGGCGGCAGGGCGGCCATCTCGCGGGCACCGGCTTCTCCAACAAGACGGAGTTCCCGAAGAGCTGGGATGAGGCGAAGATCCTCGACGCCGCGCACAGGGTGACGCAGCAGGGGCCGCCGGCGAAGGGGCCCTACCCGACCAAGGACGCGGACGGCAATCCGGTGTGGGCCTACGACTACGTCGGTGTGGTCGACGGTGTCGAGGTCAAGACGACCGTGCTCGCCGACGGCGAGATCCGCACCGCCTACCCCCCGGACAAGACCAATCCGGGCGTCATCAGCAATCCGGCGGCGCCGAACCCCGCTCCGCAGGGAATCCCGAATGCCGTCCCGCCTCGTTACAGTAATCCCGATGTCGGCGGCAACGGCAGTTGGACGTGGGAGGGCCCGAAGGGGAACAGGATCATCAGGGTGGTCCAGGATGCCCAGGGCAACGTCACGACGACCGATCTCGGCGAGTACAAGAAGAGATGA
- a CDS encoding WXG100 family type VII secretion target → MTDLSLVADVTSTREVWTGASLADSVEGLVDAIRSEGWVDDLLAGAAFGLDVAASVMDPFSALLANGLGWAMEYFEPLREMLDELTGMPDVVASHAATWNNMAVELHSMAADLRSRLDADLPEWYGQAAMAYHGLMDHNVEALGGLGAVSAAMAAATEGAGNLVAFTRDIVRDLIADLVARVIVWAVEAIFVVTIPVVAAQIVTAVVKWAGRILMYIGALITSLTNLTRLLNG, encoded by the coding sequence ATGACCGACCTGTCGCTGGTCGCTGACGTCACGTCGACTCGGGAGGTCTGGACCGGCGCCTCCCTCGCCGACAGCGTCGAGGGTCTGGTCGACGCGATCAGAAGTGAGGGCTGGGTCGACGACCTGCTGGCGGGTGCCGCGTTCGGGCTCGATGTCGCCGCGAGCGTGATGGATCCGTTCAGTGCGCTGCTGGCCAACGGCCTGGGTTGGGCGATGGAGTACTTCGAGCCGCTGCGGGAGATGCTCGACGAGCTCACCGGAATGCCCGACGTGGTCGCCTCGCACGCCGCCACCTGGAACAACATGGCCGTCGAGCTGCACAGCATGGCCGCCGACCTGCGGTCGCGTCTCGATGCCGACCTGCCCGAGTGGTATGGGCAGGCCGCAATGGCGTACCACGGGTTGATGGACCACAACGTCGAGGCCCTCGGCGGTCTCGGTGCGGTCTCCGCCGCGATGGCAGCGGCGACCGAGGGTGCCGGCAACCTGGTGGCCTTCACCCGCGACATCGTGCGCGACCTCATCGCCGACCTCGTGGCGCGCGTGATCGTCTGGGCGGTCGAGGCCATCTTCGTCGTCACGATCCCCGTGGTCGCCGCGCAGATCGTGACGGCCGTCGTGAAGTGGGCCGGCCGCATTCTCATGTACATCGGCGCACTGATCACCAGCCTGACCAACCTCACCCGCCTCCTGAACGGATAA
- a CDS encoding type VII secretion target has protein sequence MDDGFAVEAEEIRTHAHNIEALAERFAAVKAASAHITQDDSAYGLLCGWISGVLEGKHTRQDELFADVEENLRLAAAGLRQTADGYDAVDDDNATLINGVGSQLTP, from the coding sequence ATGGACGACGGGTTCGCAGTCGAGGCGGAGGAGATCCGCACGCACGCGCACAACATCGAGGCACTGGCGGAGCGCTTCGCGGCGGTGAAGGCCGCCAGCGCGCACATCACCCAGGACGATTCGGCGTACGGGCTGCTGTGCGGCTGGATCTCCGGGGTCCTGGAGGGCAAGCACACTCGGCAGGACGAGCTGTTCGCCGACGTCGAGGAGAATCTGAGGCTGGCCGCTGCGGGCCTGCGCCAGACCGCCGACGGCTACGACGCGGTCGACGACGACAACGCCACCCTGATCAACGGGGTGGGAAGCCAGTTGACCCCGTGA
- a CDS encoding YbaB/EbfC family nucleoid-associated protein — MRAGDPGGGGVLDPDGAMERIAAWKGRIGELAADTKAMSDRFQQLRITEADSNRMVEVTIDPAGALVDLHLSRQIQRVEPDVVARTIMNTIRAAREKLADRSQEIIAETVGTESAAAREIAERVGQQLRPAPVAESGDDDRSWR, encoded by the coding sequence ATGAGGGCCGGCGATCCAGGCGGTGGTGGTGTGCTGGACCCGGACGGCGCGATGGAGCGGATCGCGGCGTGGAAGGGGCGGATCGGCGAGTTGGCGGCCGACACCAAAGCCATGAGCGACCGCTTCCAGCAACTGCGGATCACTGAGGCCGACAGCAACAGGATGGTCGAGGTCACCATCGATCCCGCCGGTGCGTTGGTGGATCTGCACCTGAGCCGACAGATTCAGCGGGTCGAGCCCGACGTCGTCGCCAGGACGATCATGAACACGATTCGTGCGGCCCGGGAGAAGCTGGCCGACCGTTCGCAGGAGATCATCGCGGAGACCGTGGGGACCGAGTCGGCGGCGGCGCGCGAGATCGCCGAGCGGGTCGGGCAACAGTTGCGCCCGGCCCCGGTCGCGGAGAGCGGCGACGACGACCGTAGTTGGCGGTGA